AAGTTAACGCACTGATAGAGAAGCTCTGGACCGATGGTATACGCAAATTGAAGTTGATTAACGTGAATGGGCAACGCTACATTGGCCGGGGACTTTCTGGGGAGGGTGAAATAGAAATAGTTGGTGTTCCCGGTGATGACCTGGGTGTGTTCATGGATGGAGCTATCCTGAAGGTTAAGGGTAACGCCCAGGATGGAGTGGGTAACACCATGAATGCTGGCAAAATTATCATAGAGGGAGACGCTCGAGATATTCTCGGTTATGGTATGAGAGGCGGAAAAGTATGGATTCGAGGTAATGTAGGTTACCGAGTGGGAATACACATGAAGTCATATCTCGATGACTTCCCGGTTATTGTTGTAGGAGGACGAACGGGAGATTTTTTAGGAGAGTATATGGCTGGCGGTTTGATAGTTGTGCTGGGTATGGGAGAAAACGACACTTCTCCGGTAGGAGAGTTTGTGGCTTCCGGTATGCATGGAGGTAAGATTTTTGTTCGCGGTAAAATTGAAAAATCGCAGGTTGGTCCTGGCATTGCTTTTTCTGAGGCGACCAATGAGGATTTGGAGTTTATAGAGCCTTATATCCAGGAGTTTGCCAGTGACCTGGGCATTGATTTGCCGGACCTCTCAAAAGAGACCTTTTTCAAAATTTTTCCTTTGACGACCAGACCCTACGGAAAGCTGTACGCTTATTAATTCGCTAATAAACAAAATTTTGGGACGGTTTCTGCTTTGAAAAGGCTGTTCTATGCAGCCTTTTTCTTTTTGGAGTGTATGTGTGGTAATATAAATCTGTTCTACACGCTTACTCATTGGTGGGAAAGAAAGGAGTGAATCCTGTGCCAGATGTTCTTGAGAATTTGAAGGATCTTTTTAAAAAGGGCAAAAGCAAAATGGTACTTTTGGTAGCTGATGGTTTAGGCGGAATTCCGCACCCCGATTTTGACTTTAAAACAGAGCTTGAAGCAGCCCATACTCCTAACTTGGACCGGTTGGCTCAGCGTAGCGTGCTGGGGCTTATGTATCCGGTGAATTACGGTATCACTCCTGGTAGTGGCCCAGGTCACATTGGCCTTTTTGGTTACAATCCCGAGGAATTGATTATTGGCAGGGGAGTTCTCGAGGCTCTTGGCGTTGGCATGGCTCTTGGTCCAAATGATGTGGCAGCACGAGCCAACTTTGCCACTCGTGATGAGCAGGGCTTAATAATTGATCGTCGCGCGGGCCGCATTCCAACAGAGGAATGTGTGCGCCTGGTTAACCTTCTAAGCGAAAACATTGGTGAAATTGAAGGGGTCCAGATTTTGCTTAAGCCAGGCAAAGAACATCGTTTCGTAATGGTGCTGAGAGGAGAGGGACTGGGTGACAGGATTAAAGACACTGACCCTCAGAAAGAAGGACTTGCTCCTTATGCTCCAGAAGCTTTGGATGAAGCTTCACAAAAAACATCCAGAGTGATAAAGCAGTTTTTGGAAAAGGCTCAGAAACTGCTTTCTACCGAAAAGAAAGCCAATGCTATTCTTTTGCGAGGTTTTTCTAAACCTCCTGTGCTTGAAAAGTTTCCTGAACGTTATGGCGTGCGTTCCCTGGCTATTGCTATTTATCCCATGTATAAAGGTATTGCCAGGCTTTTTGGATTTGACACTCCGGAGTTAGAAGGAACCTTTGAAAATGAAGTTGAATATCTGGAAAAGGCCTGGAATGATTATGATTTCTTCTTTGTGCACTACAAAGACACCGATAAAGCTGGTGAAGATGGTAATTTCAAGCGAAAAGTGGAATGTATAGAGTATTTCGACCAGTTTATACCGCGTATTTTGGAGCTTAAACCTGATGTTCTGGTCATCACAGGTGATCACTCTACGCCCTCTTTGCTGGGGAGTCATTCCTGGCATCCCTCTCCGGTGCTTCTTTTCTCTCCCCATGCAGGGTGTGATGAAGCTTCGCGCTTTACAGAAAGAGAGTGTAGAAAAGGTTACCTTGGCCATTTTCCTGCTCGAGCCTTAATGAGCTTAATACTTGCAAATGGCCTGCGACTTGGAAAATACGGAGCCTGAATTTTAAGAGTGAACCCGGCTACGGTTTTTGAGGCTGTGGCCGGGGTTGGTAGCTACTTTCCGACCCATTTTTTCGACCATTTTCTTCATGCAGGGAATACAAGCTCCCCAGTTTTCCTGTATGCAAATTTTCCCGGGATAGATTTCGTAGCTTGAACGGTAAGCAAGCGGTGTCAGGTTGGGCATCAATACGTTCGCTCCACAGCGGAGAGCCAATTCCCTACCTCCAGCAACCAGGGTTCCCAAAGCAGTAGTGGCTGGAATGTGGGCATTCTTGGTCAGAATTCGAGTTAGAGCAACGGTTTTCAAAGTTAATTTGAGTTTTAGCTGGGTGTCTGTATGGTGCTGGCCAAGCGGTGTTGAAGGATGGGGTATGAAGGGGCCAATACCTATCATGTCAAAGTCCATTTTTTGGAACATTTTGATATCGTGCGCTAAGTGTTTAGTCGTTTGCCAGGGAAGACCAACTATGTTTCCGCTTCCAGTTTGAAAACCTATTTCCATGAGTTTTTGTTGGCAGCGAAGGCGCTGGTCAAAATCGTCATCGGGATGCAACTTGCTGAATAATTCTCGGTCAAAGGTTTCCTGTTTCAAAAGAAACCGATCAGCCCCTGCTTCCCTCCATATTATGTATTCTTCCTCTTCCCGCTCCCCTACGCTCAGGGTTACGGCAACGCCGAGCTTTTTGATTTTCCAGATGAGTTCAGCAAGGGTTTTTGCATCGTAATGGAGGTCTTCACCAGACTGGAGTACTATGGTTTGAATACCCAGACGGTGAGCCCTTTCAGCTACTGAAAATATTTCCTCAGGTGACATGCGAAATCTTTTGAGGGTTTTATTGTCTTTACGCAGTCCACAGTAGAGACAATTTTTGCGGCAAAAGTTGGAGAACTCTATCAAGCCTCTTAAATGGACTTCGTCTCCCACATACTTCTTGCGTTTCTGGTCAGCGAGTTGAAAAAGTTCCTTTTCCAGTTCTGGATCCTGGGCATCCAGAATTTCTGCTATTTCTTCCTCTTCCAGGTCTTCTATAGCTGATAATTTTTCAAGAAGGTTTTTCCATTTACTCAGCATTTTTTGAGGCTTCCTTTCTCTGGAGGTAGTCTTCGATGGCTTTTTTAATGGCTTCCTCAGCAAGTACCGAGCAGTGGATCTTGTTTTTGGGTAATCCATCCAGGGCTTCCACTACGACTCTGTTGGTTACTTTTAAAGCTTCCTGAAGGGTTTTCCCCTTAATCAATTCGGTTGCGATGGAAGAAGTGGCAATAGCAGCACCACAGCCGAAAGTTTCAAATTTGGCGTCTTTGATGATTCCGTCCTCTATTTTGAGATAGATGGTCATTACGTCACCACAAATGGGATTTCCAACCTGTCCTACCCCATCTGCATTTTCAATCCTGCCCACATTGCGCGGATTGCGAAAATGGTCCATAACTTTTTCGCTGTACATTTTACTCAACCTCTTTTTCAAATTTTAAAGGGAGAAAAGCTCCTTAACCTTTCCACTATTTTAGGAAACACTTCAAGCACGGTTTTAATTTCCTCTTTGGTGGTATATTTTCCAAGGCTAAATCGCAAAGAACCGTGAGCTTCTTCAGGTGGTATTCCGCAAGCTAAAAGAACATGTGAAGGTTCCAGAGAGCCAGAAGTACAGGCTGAACCACTGGATGCACATATTCCTTCCAGGTCGAGGCTCAGGAGCATGGATTCGCCTTCCACATATTTTACAAGAACCAGCGAGGTGTTATGAATACGCGCCGCATTTTCAGAAACGATTTTGATTTCTGGTATGCGCTCTTTGATGCCCTTTTCCAGCGTGTTTCTAAGTGCTTCTATTTTAGAAATTTCTTCTTGCATCTCTTTACGAGCAATAGCTGCAGCTTCCCCCAATCCTACTATGCCGGGGACGTTTTCGGTGCCTCCTCTTAACCCTCGTTCCTGATGTCCACCTATAATTTGCGGAGCCAGCTTGATTCCTCTTTCTATGTACAGAAATCCCACTCCCTTGGGACCATAAAATTTATGGGCCGAGGCGGAAGCGAGATTTACTCCTATTTTTTTAAGGTCGACAGGGATTTTGCCTATGCTCTGCACGCAATCAGCGTGAAAAGGTATTTCATACTCTTTACTGATTTTAGCAATTTCTTTGATAGGTTGGATGGCGCCGGTTTCGTTATTAACATGCATTATGGAAATTAAGGTGGTATCTTTGTTTATGGCTTTGCGTACATCTTCAGGGTCAACCACTCCCTGATGGTTCACCGGTAAAAAAGTGACCTGGAAACCTTCTTTTTGTAACGCTTTGCACACTCTCAGTACTGCTGGATGTTCTATAGAAGAAGTGATAATGTGCCCTTTCTTTTTTTTGTAAGCAATTCCCTTGATAGCCAGATTGTTGGCTTCAGTTCCCCCGGAAGTAAAGACAATTTCTTCTGGCTGAGCATTGATTAGTTCGGCAATTTTTTTTCGGGACTCTTCAATAGCCTTTCTAACGGTTTGTCCAGGAGTGTGAAGAGAAGAGGGGTTAGCAAATTGTGCTTCCAGATAGGGTAGCATTGCTTCTTTAACCCTGGGATCACAGGGGGTAGTTGCATTGTAATCAAGGTAAATCATGGGAAATCCCCCTTAAGATTTTAATTCTACTAAAACTATAGAAATAGTAATTGAGAACATTGTATATCGCCCTTTGTCTTTAGTCAAGAAAAAGCTCTGTTTCAGGGCAACACAGTGGTGAATGCGATTTTAGTGAGTTTTGAATTCCTGGACAAGAATGCGTGAAATTTAGTTTTGTCGTGAATTTTTTCTCTTGACCTGTTAAAAAAGATCTTCTAAAATGTTTAAGAAATTTAACATGATAAATTTTTCACTTAAGGAGGCAAAATTATCATGTCTTCTTTAAAGACCCAGGAAATACGTCCTCAGGTGCTGGAGCTACTCAAAAAGAACAACCCCGATCTGGAAATATGGTGGGATGCACACCCTGGTTTTTACCGCAAATTCCTCTCTAACCTTGCTGAAAATGGAGCTAACGAGGAAACCATTGCTCACCTTCATAGATGGATGTCCCATAATGAGGCTGGCACTTTCTTTTTTGATGGTGTGACCACCAATCCCCCCCTAACTCTTAAGTTCCTCCAGAGTTTCCCTGGCGTGGTTTCCTATCTCAAAGAAAAAAGCGAGCAGGCAAAGATAAACACTGGTGAACAGTTTTCCTGGTTTGATCTTTACTGGATGACAGGAAAACTCGGTGTGGATAAGTTTCTCTCTAATTTCTACCGTAGGAGTAGAAAATATGGTTTTGTTTGTGTACAGGTGGACCCTCGCTATAGTAAAGATGAAGAAATAATGAAGCTCCAAGCACTTCAGCTCTCTAAAATAGGCCCCAATGTGATGATCAAAATTCCTGCCACCAAAGCGGGTTTGAAAGTGATTGAGTTTTTGACCGAACTGGGTATTCCTACCAATGCCACTTCTTGCTTCTGCACTCCTCAGGTGTACCAGGTTGCTCAGGCGGTTAAGCGGGGATATCAGAGAGGTTTACTGCGAGGGGTAGATTATAGTGGCTGGAGATCAGTGATCACCATGATGAGTGGAAGGTGGGAAGAATCTCCAGAGCTTTTTGAAGAAGCAAAGAGTAAGGAAATCGAGCTTTCTGAACTTGATTTACGCTGGTTTGGTATTCGCATGGTCCAAAGAGCAGTAGAGGAAGTAGAAAAGCTACAGAGTCCTACCAAGGTACTCGTTTGCTCAACCAGAAAAGGTCCCGGCGAAGATTATCTGCACCTGAAAGCACTTTCTCGCTTACCAATTGTAATCACCATGAATCCTGACGCCATTACCTGGGGAATAACGCTTCTTGATGGGGAGGCGGTGGAAGATTTTGTGCTGGAAATGCCTGATGAGGTTGCAAGTAAACTTGAAAAGCTGGAGTTTGTGCGCAGAACCTGGGATGCTCAAGGCTTTTCTATGGATGAAATAGAAGCTTCAGGTGCTCAGATTAACAATCTCCGTTCTTTTTCGGATGCCATGAGCAAAATTGAAGAAATCTTTACTAAGTAGTTTTGAGCTTGTTGTTAGAAGGATCATGATGCAAAAAGAAGAGCTGGAAAAATTTGCTTCTCGTGTACGCAAGCGGATCGTTCAGGCTACCTGTAGGGCAGGGGTGAGCCACATTGGTGGTTCACTTTCAATAGTAGAAATACTTACTTGTCTTTACAATGGTGTCCTGAATGTTAGCGACGAAAATCTTCGCTCAAGGGAAAGAGACCAGTTTGTCCTTTCTAAGGGTCATGCAGCTTTGGCTCTTTATTCGGTCCTTGCCGAAAAGGGTTTTTTGACCGAATCTCTTTTTGAAGAGTATTGTTGCCAAGAAGAAACTCTTCTGGGTATTCATCCTGAGCTTGGAGTGCCGGGTATTGATGCAGCTACCGGTTCTCTGGGTCATGGTTTGGGCATCGGGATTGGTCTGGCGCTGGCTATGAAGATGAAGGGGTTAAGCCATAAAGTGTGGGTTCTTGCTGGTGATGGAGAATTTAACGAAGGGACTAACTGGGAATGCCTTCCCGTTGCCCTTCGCTACCAGCTTGGCAACCTGGTGCTCATAATAGACCGCAATTATCTGCAACTTTCCGGGTTTACTGAAGAATTGCATCCTTTAGATCCCCTTGCTGAGAAGCTAAAAGCCTTCGGTTGGTTGGTAGAAACGGTAGATGGTCATGATCTTGAATCATTGTGGAATCTCTTCTTGAGGGCAAAAAGTTGTAGAGGAGATAAACCCTTAGCTGTGGTGGCAAAAACTGTGAAAGGTAAGGGAATTGGTGAACTCGAAAGTAGAGTTGGATCTCATTACTGTAGTGTGCCGGAAAGTGCGGTAAAGGAATATCTGGAGGGTTCTTTTAGTGAATAGAAGAGAAGCTTTTCAGGATGCCTTACTTGAGCTTATAGAGTTCGACAAAAAAGAAGTAGTTTGTGTTTCGGTAGACTCGGCTTCTCGCTTTAAAAAAGTTAGAAATCGCTATCCCGAAAGGCTTATAGAATGTGGAATTTGTGAGCAAACGGGAATGAGTGTTTGTGCTGGACTCGCTTTGCAGGGTATGATACCTGTGATTTCTGGATATGCCACCTTTTTAACCATGCGTGCTTTTGAGCAAATTCGTACCGACATTTGCAAGTGGTCACTTAACGTGAAAATATGTGGCACCGATACTGGCTTTTCTCCTCAATATGCAGGTTTTACCCATCAGGCCTTAGAAGACATCGCCATTCTTTCTTCTCTCGATAACATCGTGATTGCTGAGGCCTGTGATTATGAAGATGCATTTTTGATGAGTAAATATCTTTTTGGGGAGTGGGAAGGGCCTGTTTACCTTAGATTCGGAGCTCGTGGTGAGGAATGGAGTTTCGAGGGTAAGCATCGACCGGTTGAAGTGGGGTGTTTGGAATTTCTCTCCGAAGGAGAATTCAATAAATCTGATGTGACCATTATCGCTCTGGGTCAGCTGGTAAAGGTGGGGTTAGAAGTTGCTGAGATTCTGAAGGGTGAGGGATATGAGGTTTTTGTTTTTAATGCTCGCTTTGTGAAACCTCTTGCTGGAGAAATGATTGGAAAGATTGCCAGCAACTCTAAGTTAGTGGTTAGTATTGAAGAACATTCCCTGATTGGGGGCTTGGGAGATAATTTGTTGAGAACTTTTCATAGGTTGGGGGTTGCACCCTCTAAGCTTTTGAAGTTTGGTATATCCAGTAACTTTGGTACTGCGGGAAAGAGAGAGTATTTATTGAAGAGAAACGGCCTTTACGCTGAAAACATAGCGAAGCAGGTTTTAGCTTCGCTGTGTTAGATAGGATAGATTAATTGATAAAAGGAGGTGTTGCCAAGAGTGTAAAGAGCTTGTGCTGTTTTGGCTTTTGTAGAAGATTGTGCGGTAGTGTTTTGAAGTGGTAGTGGTGTAAAAAATTTTGTAGGAAAGGAGTGGTTCAGTAATGAAAAAATTGTACGTTGCTATTTTGTGTGTGTTTTTGGTTTTGAGCTTTGCTTTGGTTGCTTTTGCGCAAGACAGCAAGTTCGGTTTGAAAGACATTCCAGAAATTAAGAACAAAAAAGCTATAAACATGATGGTGGAGACCGGTGCAGCATGGGATAAGGTTATAGAGTACATTAAAGAGTTTGAAAAAGTTACCGGTGTAAAGGTAAACATTGAACGTGTTGCTTCTCCGGTGGTTTATTCCAAAGAGAACGTCGAGCTTATGGCGGGAACCGGTTACTATGATGTTGTATACGTCGAGACTTCCTGGACCGATGAATGGTCGGATTACCTTTATCCTCTGGAAGACCTGGCGGAAAAATATGATCCGCGCGGTGTGGAAGGCCTGAAAGAAGATATCGAGAACATTTCGCCGGTGCTTCTCATCTGCGGTCAGAGCCGCGAAGGGAAGCAGATGGTATTGCCTTTCTACACTTATCACATGGGAATGTTCATTCGCCAAGATGTTTATGATGATCCCACCGAACAAGCAGCTTTTAAAGCAAAATATGGATATGAGCTGAAACCACCCACAACTTATGAAGAGCTTTACGACCAGGCAGAATTCTTTACCAGAAAGAAAGGTGACACCCTTAAGGGAGAGACCCTCGATCATGACCTCTACGGAGTGGCTCTAATGGCAGGAGCTTACCAGATAAACGATGAGATAACCTGCTGGCTCTGGGGTAAAGGCGGAGACTATGCTACTGTAGTAAGAGATGAACAGGGCAATCTCAAGGAATTTGTTATAACTAAAGAAGATAAGGCAAAACTTAAAGAATCTATGGAACAGTATCAGTCTCTTCTTAAATTTGCTCCCGCTGGTTGTCTTACTGCCAACTTTGACTTTGCCTGTGCGCAACAGGGAGAAGGATATGCTGTTATTCAGCCACATCAGTTTGCCAGTCTCTTTACCTGGACTGCGGACCTTTTGAAAGAACACGTTCCTGGTGGTAGACTGGGTATCTATCCCACTATTGGTGGTCAGCCTTATACCGGTGCCTGGTCGGTTGGTGTTGCTAAGGCGAGCAAAAACCCCGAAGCTGCTTACTGGTTGGTGAGATATATAGCTGCTTACGATACTCAGAAAGTGCTCATGAAAGAAGGTGGCCAGTTCAGCGCCAGAATGGACCTTTTGCTGGATCCTGAATGGCATACTCCTGAAAACAGCTATCCGCTGGGTATGGTCTGCCAGTACCTGGTTGATATCTGGAAAGAGCAAGCCAAGTATACTGCAGATTACTGGTATTTTAACGCCAAAGCAGGTGGCAAGGTTTACGAGATGCAGATGAACGTTTTCCATAAGCCAATGTCTGGAGAAGTTAGTATTGACGATGCTATTGCTGAAGCTGTTGCCAAGACTATTGAATTAACCACCAAATTTGATGATGTACCTATTCGAGAAGAATAGATAGCTGAGGGTTAGCCGGGGTGTTCGTCTTATCTGGACACCCCGGCATCTGATTAGTGGGGAGGTTTAAAAGGAAACAATGAGCGAGAAAGCCATTCAATCAGCCTTAGGTGGAATAGGCAGAAAGCCTACTGTGTGGGAAATACTTACCAGTGAACGTTATTTTAAATGGACTCTTTTGATTCCCCTTATTATAGTACTGGCAGTGTTTATGCTTTATCCTTTATTTTACTGCCTTTACTATTCATTTCACCAGTATGGAATGCAGGGAAACCCCATTTTCGTGGGTGCTGATAATTACCGTCAGTTGCTTCGGGATAAGTCGTTTTTGGAAGCTCTGGGACGGACTGCTAAGGTTCTGGTTATTTGTGTAGTTTCGGAACTTCTTATAGGGTTAGGGCTTGGCATGCTCTGGAGCAGAGAATTTCCTGGAGAGCGAGTAGTTAGAGGGTTGGCCCTTTTACCACTTCTTGTTGCGCCCTTAATTCTTTCTCTGCTCTGGAATTTCATGTTTGAATATGATTTTGGAGCCGTAAATATGCTTTTGAGCGCTCTTGGCTTGAATAAGGTCTACTGGTGGGCTCCAGAGAGGGCGCTATACACTATCTGTTTTATTACTATCTGGCAATGGTTTCCCTTTTCGACGTTTGTGCTGGTAGCTGGTTTAAGGAGTTTGCCTAAGGATGTTTTTGAGGCAGCGCGAGTGGATGGGGCTTCTAACTGGTATGTCTTTCGGAGATTAACTCTCCCCATGCTGAGTCCCCTAATAATGATTATCGTGGTTTTGCGAACCATGTGGCTTATTCGACTTTTTGATCCCCTTTATGGAACAACCAGAGGGGGCGTAGGCACAGAACTCCTTGATTGGATTGTCTATCGTACAGCCTTTGTGTACTTTGATATTGGCTATGGTTCTACCATGGCTATTTTTTCTTTGCTCCTTACCATAGCATTGTGTGCAGTTATGTTTAAGTTCTTGATAAGAGCACTTGGTGGAAACAGGTAAAGAGAGGGTGAGCACTTTGAAACCTTGGGGAAAATTGCTTTTCTGGTTAATTACTGTAGTGGTGCTTTTTGTAATAGTTGGCCCTTTGGTATGGATATATCTTACTGCTTTTAAATCTGCTAATGACATCTTTACTACCGATGTGCGCAAACTGGTGTTTTTTAAGCCTACCATGGAAAATTTCCATCGTTTGTTTAGTGATTATCCATTCTGGAATAACTTTCTTAACACTGTCATTGTTAGTGCTATAAGCACTATTTTGGTACTTCTTGTATCTGTCCCTGCAGCCTACAGTTTTGCCCGTTGGAACACCGGTCAGGGACATCTCTTGTTCACTACCATTTCCACCAGAATGTTTCCCGCAGTAGTAGCGGCGATTCCCTTTTTTATGATGTACCGCAAGGCAGGACTTCTTGATACGCATCTGGGATTGATTCTTCTTTACACCTACTTTAACACTTCTTTTGCCACTTTTTTGCTCTATGGCTTTTTTAAAGACATTCCCGAAGAGCTTGAATATGCGGCTATGGTTGATGGTTATAGCCGGGTGGATATTTTCCGCAAAGTAGTTTTGCCTCTTGCTCGTCCTGGGATTGTGGTAACCACGGTGTTTTGTCTCATCTGGTCCTGGAATGAGTTCCTGTATGCTTTTCTCTTTACTCGCTCTACCGCTCGAACGGTCACGGTGCTCATTTCCTCTTTCTGGGGGTCTATTGAGGTTCAGTATGGGCCAATGGCAGCAGGAGCAGCCATTGTTATCTTGCCGACTCTTTTTGTGGCCTGGTTTATGCAGCGCTATATTATTCGTGGATTGACTTTTGGAGCGGTGAAAGGTTGATACCGATGTGCATCGTTTTATTGACAGAAGAGAGCTTTAATTGAGGTGAAAGCGATGTTACTTCCACGTATGTCAACTGGAGACTGGATTTTCTGGTCAATTATCTGCTGGGCCTTTTTTAATCTTTTTTGGCTCAGATTTGTGGAAGCTTATGTTCCGCAGTGGGTAGGCGTTATCCTTGCTACGGTAGTCTCTTTATGTCTTTTCAAGTATGGTCCTCGTCCGCTTGAAGAAGAGGAGGAAGAAGAGGAGGAAGAGTGAACATGGCAGAAGTGCGACTTGAGAATGTGGTTAAGCTGTATGGGAAGAAAAAAGCCATTAGAGGAGTAAGTTTTACCTGTCACGAGGGAGAGTTTTTCTCTATTCTGGGTCCGACTGGTGCGGGCAAGACCACTATTTTGAAAATGATCGCCGGTATAGAGAAAGTTACTTCGGGAAAAATATTTTTTAACGGACGCGAAGTTAACGATCTTCCTCCTCAAGAAAGAAATGTTTCTATGGCCTTTGAAACTTATAATCTCTATCCCCATTTGACGGTTTATGAGAACATTGCCTTTCCGCTTCGGGCTCCCCGCTGGGGTCTTAAGTTATCACCACAAGAAGAACGCAAGAGAGTTCAAGAAATAGCTGATTTCCTGGGGCTTGGTGGTTTGCTTGATAGATTGCCTCAGCATTTGAGTGGTGGGCAGAAGCAAAGGGTTTCGCTGGCTCGGGCATTGGTGAGGAGGGCTGAAGTTTACCTACTTGATGAACCGATTGCTCATCTTGATGCCCGACTAAAGTTTTCCACGCAAACGCTGCTTAAAGAGCTTGCTAAAAAATACAGTAGCACTATCATTTATGTTACTCATGATTTCCGGGAGGCACTTGCTCTTTCAGATCGCATGGTGGTTTTGCGAAAAGGCTTGGTTGAGCAGGAAGGTACTCCCGAAGAAATTTACTATTATCCACAGACGGATTTTGTGGGTAGGTTGGTTGGAGACCCTCCCATGAACCTTCTGGATGGAGAAGTTTTTACGACTGGAGATAGAGCCTTTTTCAGAGTTAACGATGCCCTACAGTTAGAAATTGATAGGGAACTCTTTGAAAAAGCACAAGCGGTTGCAGACCAGATTAATGGGAAATTAATAGCTCGCTTAGGTATCCGACCTGAACACATAAGGCTTTCAGCTGAGAGAACTTCAGATAGGGCTTTCCAATTGCCTATTTATGCAATCATTCATGAAAATGAAAGTAGCATAGTTACCTTTAATATCAAGAATGTCTTCCTTTACGTGCGTACTGAAGGTTTTTGCAAGTTTCAAGAAAGTGATCGGGTGTGGTTAGAGTTTGACCCCCAGCGCATTTTCTTCTTCAAAAAGGGAGTAAAGCTTACAGGAAAAGGGGGTTCTGAGGAGTGAGCAGAGTCGAAGCGAGGAATCTCTGGAAGATATATCCTGGGGATGTAGTCGGTGTAAAAAATTTGAGTTTTGTTTGCGAAGATAAAGAATTTCTTGCTGTGTTAGGACCTTCAGGCAGTGGCAAAAGCTCCACCTTGAGAATGCTGGCTGGTCTTGAAGAAATTAGTAAAGGAGAGTTACTTTTTGATGGACGAGTGGTGAATCATCTTAGCCCTGCTGAGCGCAATGTAGCTTTGGCCTTTGAGTCTTACGCTCTCTACTATCGTCTAAGTGTTTACGAGAACATAGCTTTTCCACTTCGTGCGCGAGGTCTTAAGGGTCCCGAGGTGGACAAAAGAGTAAAAGAAATAGCAGAGTTAATGGAACTTACTCCACACCTCAAAAAACGTCCGGGTTCACTTCCTGGCGGTCTACAGCAGCGGGTTTCCCTGGCCCGAGCCCTGGTAAGAAAGCCAAACGTTACTCTGCTTGATGAGCCCATATCCCATATGGACCAACAGGTACGTCACGAGATACGCGCTCGTATTCGACATCTTCATGATGAATTGGGGCTTACTACAATTTATGTAACCCACGATCAAGCAGAAGCCATTGCTCTTTGCGACCGTATGTTGATAATTCACCAGGGAGAACTACAGCAGATTGGAACTGTGGAGGAAATTTGGAATTATCCTGCCAACAAGTTTGTGGCTTATTTTGTTGGTGAACCGGCTATGAACTTTATCCCTGCCTTGGCGAAAGGAACCAATCAAATAGTGATTCCTGGTGAAACAGAGGAATTCCTCTTTACCTTTGAAGGTGAAGTGGATCCGAAATATGTAGATTCCCAGGTGGAGTTGGGCATTCGTCCTCAGCAAATTGAAGTTTCCAGAGAAAGAAAGGTAGCTAATTCTGTTTCAGGGACGGTAAAGATACTTGAATTTCAGGGAGATAAGGTGGTACTTACTGTTTCTCTCGATGACCAGCCAAGAAGTGAGGTAAAGGCGGTGGTTGCAGCCCAGGAGCGCTATCAGGAAGGTGAAAGGGTATGGCTGTATTTCCCTCCCCCGGTGATTCACATTTTTGTTGAGGATCTCCCGATAATTCACAGGGAGAAACCATAGAGCTTTTGGGAACTAATGAACAGAGGAGGTAGATGCTGTAATGGCGTATAAGGTTAACATCAATAATGTAGAACCAGATACTTGTGATCGGTCTTTTCGGTATTTTGCGAAAGATAAAAAAGGAGAAACCC
This portion of the Thermatribacter velox genome encodes:
- a CDS encoding 2,3-bisphosphoglycerate-independent phosphoglycerate mutase → MPDVLENLKDLFKKGKSKMVLLVADGLGGIPHPDFDFKTELEAAHTPNLDRLAQRSVLGLMYPVNYGITPGSGPGHIGLFGYNPEELIIGRGVLEALGVGMALGPNDVAARANFATRDEQGLIIDRRAGRIPTEECVRLVNLLSENIGEIEGVQILLKPGKEHRFVMVLRGEGLGDRIKDTDPQKEGLAPYAPEALDEASQKTSRVIKQFLEKAQKLLSTEKKANAILLRGFSKPPVLEKFPERYGVRSLAIAIYPMYKGIARLFGFDTPELEGTFENEVEYLEKAWNDYDFFFVHYKDTDKAGEDGNFKRKVECIEYFDQFIPRILELKPDVLVITGDHSTPSLLGSHSWHPSPVLLFSPHAGCDEASRFTERECRKGYLGHFPARALMSLILANGLRLGKYGA
- the hydE gene encoding [FeFe] hydrogenase H-cluster radical SAM maturase HydE, translated to MLSKWKNLLEKLSAIEDLEEEEIAEILDAQDPELEKELFQLADQKRKKYVGDEVHLRGLIEFSNFCRKNCLYCGLRKDNKTLKRFRMSPEEIFSVAERAHRLGIQTIVLQSGEDLHYDAKTLAELIWKIKKLGVAVTLSVGEREEEEYIIWREAGADRFLLKQETFDRELFSKLHPDDDFDQRLRCQQKLMEIGFQTGSGNIVGLPWQTTKHLAHDIKMFQKMDFDMIGIGPFIPHPSTPLGQHHTDTQLKLKLTLKTVALTRILTKNAHIPATTALGTLVAGGRELALRCGANVLMPNLTPLAYRSSYEIYPGKICIQENWGACIPCMKKMVEKMGRKVATNPGHSLKNRSRVHS
- the nifU gene encoding Fe-S cluster assembly scaffold protein NifU — encoded protein: MYSEKVMDHFRNPRNVGRIENADGVGQVGNPICGDVMTIYLKIEDGIIKDAKFETFGCGAAIATSSIATELIKGKTLQEALKVTNRVVVEALDGLPKNKIHCSVLAEEAIKKAIEDYLQRKEASKNAE
- the nifS gene encoding cysteine desulfurase NifS: MIYLDYNATTPCDPRVKEAMLPYLEAQFANPSSLHTPGQTVRKAIEESRKKIAELINAQPEEIVFTSGGTEANNLAIKGIAYKKKKGHIITSSIEHPAVLRVCKALQKEGFQVTFLPVNHQGVVDPEDVRKAINKDTTLISIMHVNNETGAIQPIKEIAKISKEYEIPFHADCVQSIGKIPVDLKKIGVNLASASAHKFYGPKGVGFLYIERGIKLAPQIIGGHQERGLRGGTENVPGIVGLGEAAAIARKEMQEEISKIEALRNTLEKGIKERIPEIKIVSENAARIHNTSLVLVKYVEGESMLLSLDLEGICASSGSACTSGSLEPSHVLLACGIPPEEAHGSLRFSLGKYTTKEEIKTVLEVFPKIVERLRSFSPFKI
- a CDS encoding transaldolase family protein, producing the protein MSSLKTQEIRPQVLELLKKNNPDLEIWWDAHPGFYRKFLSNLAENGANEETIAHLHRWMSHNEAGTFFFDGVTTNPPLTLKFLQSFPGVVSYLKEKSEQAKINTGEQFSWFDLYWMTGKLGVDKFLSNFYRRSRKYGFVCVQVDPRYSKDEEIMKLQALQLSKIGPNVMIKIPATKAGLKVIEFLTELGIPTNATSCFCTPQVYQVAQAVKRGYQRGLLRGVDYSGWRSVITMMSGRWEESPELFEEAKSKEIELSELDLRWFGIRMVQRAVEEVEKLQSPTKVLVCSTRKGPGEDYLHLKALSRLPIVITMNPDAITWGITLLDGEAVEDFVLEMPDEVASKLEKLEFVRRTWDAQGFSMDEIEASGAQINNLRSFSDAMSKIEEIFTK